The Camelina sativa cultivar DH55 chromosome 16, Cs, whole genome shotgun sequence sequence NNNNNNNNNNNNNNNNNNNNNNNNNNNNNNNNNNNNNNNNNNNNNNNNNNNNNNNNNNNNNNNNNNNNNNNNNNNNNNNNNNNNNNNNNNNNNNNNNNNNNNNNNNNNNNNNNNNNNNNNNNNNNNNNNNNNNNNNNNNNNNNNNNNNNNNNNNNNNNNNNNNNNNNNNNNNNNNNNNNNNNNNNNNNNNNNNNNNNNNNNNNNNNNNNNNNNNNNNNNNNNNNNNNNNNNNNNNNNNNNNNNNNNNNNNNNNNNNNNNNNNNNNNNNNNNNNNNNNNNNNNNNNNNNNNNNNNNNNNNNNNNNNNNNNNNNNNNNNNNNNNNNNNNNNNNNNNNNNNNNNNNNNNNNNNNNNNNNNNNNNNNNNNNNNNNNNNNNNNNNNNNNNNNNNNNNNNNNNNNNNNNNNNNNNNNNNNNNNNNNNNNNNNNNNNNNNNNNNNNNNNNNNNNNNNNNNNNNNNNNNNNNNNNNNNNNNNNNNNNNNNNNNNNNNNNNNNNNNNNNNNNNNNNNNNNNNNNNNNNNNNNNNNNNNNNNNNNNNNNNNNNNNNNNNNNNNNNNNNNNNNNNNNNNNNNNNNNNNNNNNNNNNNNNNNNNNNNNNNNNNNNNNNNNNNNNNNNNNNNNNNNNNNNNNNNNNNNNNNNNNNNNNNNNNNNNNNNNNNNNNNNNNNNNNNNNNNNNNNNNNNNNNNNNNNNNNNNNNNNNNNNNNNNNNNNNNNNNTATGGGCATTGTGGGCACTGTGGGCGCTATGGGAACTTGCTCAGGCTGAGGCTCAGAAGGGATgacattcacaaacaacatacatcttcgcttctcataattaacagagtctagataaacattaacatcctcatcatcattaagctCACAATGCTCAACTGTTTCTACCAGTAGTGGCTTGTAGCTCAGCTGCAACTGAACGTTACTTTCAACAAACCCAATCTTCCTTTGTATCCttgcttttaacatcaacaatgttatattcctcttgaacattatactatacatgcatccttcaaatttaaaatgtagGCTGACGTTCTCGCATATTGTATCCTGCCAaaccaaccaatataaaaaaatcataattagtactactactagttttactagttttactaaataTACCAGTATTACCAGTTTCACCACATTCTCTCTCTCCTATCAAAATCGACTTGAATGGTAAACGAGTTCTAATCGAAAGCCAAATCCATTTTTTATCTAATAGATAGCTCAATGACCAATAAACTTTTGTAAAACACCCAATGTGCTAAGCTTTCTTCGATCTAAATCCAATTgaatttctgaatttacaaatcaaaaacaaattcaacaaaaagctACTCTAATGAGAAGTAACGCACCTGcattttgaagaacaacttgatTCAAGTCGAGTTGGTGAAGAACGACAGCAGTAGGAGCTCCGACGACGGAAGAATCGTTGGCGGCTGGGTTGAGAGGTGAGTAACCAGGTTGGGTTTCTCGGGTTGAAAGAGAGCTCCGACGAACAACTTGATTCAACTCGAGTTGGTTAATAACGACAACAGGAGCTCCGACGTCGGAAGAATCGGCGGCGGCTGGGATGAGAGGAACTTACACGTCGGGTTTCTTTCGGGTCGAAAGAGAGAtgggttcattttttttttcaaaaaaaattaatctaaatcAATTAAATTGTAAGGCTAAAATCGTTTCACCACCTCTTATTAGAAACGGTGAGGCTATGAAGAATAGAGTGGGaaataagatatttgttttagtGTAAGAGGGAGTGTTGAGATGTTTACTCCAAAAAAACCTCCCTTTAAGCAGAACAATTCCAAAAacgccttcttcttccttttcgcCTTCGTCTCCAATGCTCTCTCGTGTATGCCCAATCCTCCGCTATAACCGTCTCTGCTCCGCAGAAGCGCGTGGAATGTCACGCGCcactctccttctcctccaaCCCATCTTCTTACGCTCTTCCTCCCCGAGAACTGCTCTTGTGAACCGTCTCGATGTTTCTTCTTCGGAGATTTCTCCGATGTTCCGTCGGAGATTCCACGCTTTACGCAGCACTGGAGGAGACTGGACGAAGATTCCGAAGCCAGCAGGTCGGGTATTCGCGGAGAGAAGAGAGTATAGGAAGATGAGGAGGAGAGCTCCTAAGAAGAAACAGGAATTGGAGCTTAGTGTTAGTATCTGCATCGAGGAACAGCTTCCTGATGATATTGAGATTCAGGTTCGTTCAATTTGGATTTATTATAATAAGCCTCTGGTTTGTTCAAATTAGCTTTTGGATCcttttatcaattttttaatcAATGTAGAATATTGCGGAAATGCTTCGTCTCAATGTACCCATGGCAATGAAGTTGGCTTTCAATGGTTTGAAAGATTCCAAGTATAAAACAAGGGAAACTGATTTAGAAGATCTTGGTGGGTATGAAACTGTCGATTTATCTGTTATGCTTTGCAATGAtgacttcatttgtaaacttaaCAAAGAGTGGAGGGGTGAAGATCATGCCACGGATGTGCTTTCTATGTCACAACATGTCCCTGAGCTGAAGCTTCCAGTGGtaagagttgttttttttattcactcTTTGGTTTTAACAGTATGGTTACTAATTATGGTCATTCTTCGTGTAGCTTATGATGGGAGATATCGTCATTTCTGTTGAGACAGCTGCAAGGCAGGCTGCAGAGAGAGGGCACAGTCTTCTTGATGAGATACGCATTCTTATGGTAGGTTAATTAGTTGTGGAGTTAGAAAACCTGTTACTGACTTACTGTTGAGTAAaatgctgattttttttttagggggGTTTTGGGATTTTTTCCCTGTGTAGATTAGAACTACTAggatttttgtttggttacctTGGTGTTTTTGTGCTTAGAAGTATAGTTCTTGCTCTTTTTTATTCCATTAAACCATGTAATTTTAGAAGATATAAAAAGGACAGTAGCCAATCTTGCCCGTTTCTAATGAGACAATGGTTTAGTATGATTTGTGTCCACACCTTTATTTGCTGATaccttaatgtttttttttttaagatccatGGGTTGCTACATCTGCTGGGCTTTGATCATGAGGTCAGCGACGAGGCTGAGAAAgaaatggaggaggaggaggagttgtTGCTCAAGAGCCTTGGCTGGAAAGGAAAAGGACTCATTCAGAGTGCATATGACATTGAAAAAACAGCTAAACCTCAGCCGGAGAAATCAGATGGTATTATTCTTGTGTTTACTTGTTATCAACACTTACCCCCTCTTCAATGGGGATACTAGATATATActatcttcttgttcttctaaGATAAACTTACAGACTACTGTTAAAAGACAGGAAGGAAGGGGATGGCCTAAGATTGTACAAACCAAAGTTCTCCTATATATTCTGTGATATGGATGGTATGCTTACTGCTTACATATTCAACAATGTATAGTTGTTGCTTTCAGTTTTCTATTCTTTCTAATGGGATTTTGATGTGAACGCTACTAGGCACACTGCTTAACAGTAAAAGTCAGATTTCGGAGGCAAATTCAGAAGCTTTAAAAGAAGCCTTGCGGAGGGGACTTAAAGTCGTCATAGCTACAGGGAAGGTGAGAAGACAGCAGTTTTACTATGACTTCATGATTGGACTGTTCTTTGATCTGTCCAACTATATCTTCCCTTATATTCTGTTATTTGTCTTTCTTTGAAATGTTTTGGAGATGGGATCTGTTCCTAAACTTATCTATTTATCACAGTCCCGCCCAGGTGCGATCAGAATCTTGAAAACCGCTGATCTAACTGGATCAGATGGCATTGTCTCAGAGTCCTCTCCAGGCGTTTTCGTTCAGGTTTCCTACTTTCTCTAACATCTGGGAACTGGTGAGGTGCACCAATATCGATGTAGTCTCACTAATATCTGTTTAATTACAGGGTTTACTTGTCTATGGTAGACAGGGAAAAGAAGTGTATAGAGGAAACTTAGACCGAGATGTCTGCAGAGAGGTAAATCCATTTAGATTTTGACTACAACTACCAGCACAGACTTAAATCTCATGCCTTGGCTTAGTTCACTACATGCATTTTAATTCTAGAACCCAGTCTCTTTGCATCGTAGTTCTCTACtatgtaaagaaacaaaaaaaacaagttaacgAGCTATGATATTCTTGAATTTATTATCTATGTGCATCGTGATTGAATAACTGGGTTCTAGGAATTCTATTTCATACATACTAATTTTTATTAGCAATATGCAGATGTGTCTTTATTCTTTGGAGCATCGAATTCCTCTCATTGCATTCAGCCAGGATCGCTGCTTGACATTGTTTGACCACCCTCTTGTCGACTCTCTTCACACAATCTACAATGAGCCAAAGGTAGGTTAATGAAACTGTTACTCTCTCTCCccttatagttttattttttttcagctTCTTGCATAAAATCTATACATATTATGTGCTAACAGGCTGAAATCATGTCGTCCGTTGATCAACTTATCGCTGAATCAGACATTCAGGTAATTCCTGGAGTCAGAACTTAGGTTTTGCTTTCTTACATCTGTATAAGCCAGAGTACTGATGTTTTGGTTCTCTTGTATATCCGAAGAAAGTGATATTTATGGACACAACCGAGGGAGTCTCATCTGTTATCCGTCCGTATTGGTCAGAAGCTACAGGAGACCGTGCTAATGTTGTTCAAGCTCAATCAGACATGCTAGAAATCGTCCCACCAGGAACCTCCAAAGGGAACGGTGTAAAAATGTTACTCAATCATTTGGGTGTTTCACCAGATGAGGTAATAATCTAGCATCTTTTTACGACATTTAAAGAAACTCAAGTAGACGTAGGTATggaagtcaaaaataaaataaaataaaattgaattgtCCACCCCTGAACTCATGCTCCAAAAGttgatttgcttgttttgttcAAAGCTAAGATAATTGATGAAGCAAACCggacttttttttaatcagataaTGGCAATTGGGGATGGAGAAAATGACATAGAGATGCTGGAACTGGCCTCGTTGGGAGTTGCTATGAGCAATGGTGCAGAAAAGACAAAGGCCGTGGCTGATGTGATAGGTGTGAGCAACGACCAAGACGGTGTTGCGGATGCCATCTACCGCTACGCCTTTTGAGATTTTACCACCATATTTAATTACAAGATacacaaaactaaatttttgaGGTTAAGTAGgcattattcttcttctttgtcttatAGATGAAAATGTTCATTCTTGTCTCATTTACCCACCTTTTGAAGGAAAATGATTCATTGGAGAGTGTCTCTTGTTGCTCTGTTCAAGCATTTCTTTCATTCGTTTGCCAGTACCTGCAGTATTTGTACAATTTGACCTCATATAGCTGCAGTGACATCAGTTAACATAAACCTCGTAAAATTGTCCTCGCTTCCATGATAACAAGAAGTAGCCTTTGCTGCTAGGCTCCGAAAAAATTTACGAAGAAATAGCTGTTGGTTGTTGGAGTGGCTTAAAATATACAGTGTGTAATCTGACCAATTGGAGTGGCTCATATAGCTGCAGTGACATCAGTTAACATAAACCTCGTAAAATTGTCCTCGCGTCCATGATAACAAGAAGTAGCCTTTGCTGCTAGGGTCCGAAAAAATTTACGAAGAAATGGCTGTTGGTTCTTGGAGTGGCTTAAAATATACAGTGTGTAATCTGACCAATTGGTGGACAagttctaaaactaaaattagtgCCACGACCAATGCACAAAAACTGGTGTAAGTTTAAAACCATTCCAAAAGGTTTCTTTAAATGTGATGTAAGATCGAACCTAATTGGTGTCAAGTTACACGAATATTGTTGCTATAAactttgttgacaaaaatagtACAAATACTTTGCAACACAGCTAGATTCTATAAAGACTCTGAATTGGTCAGATCATTTATAGTAATAGGGGACCAAGAATGCAGTCTTTTCTTTATCTGCATGGAAGAGCATGAAGCTTCAGCCTCTGTAGAGGCCTGACGGATCTGCGTTTTGCACAATCCATGGGTGCTCAAGAAGCTTGTGCAAGGCCAAACGTTGAGTAGACTCCTTAACCAGCATCTGTATGGTCAGAAAGTGCGAAAATCAGAATTCACTCTTCAAATGCACAAAAGCTTAAGAGAGATTTACAAGGTATGAGAGAGTAGGAACCTGGCTAATCAGGTCTTTTGCAGATGAAGACACAATAGGTTTGGAAGGGAACTTGAGATCCACTTGAACAATCCTGCAGCATTtgtagaacaagaaaaaaattctttaatgtACGTTACCACAACATCATACTAATCCTATCCTAAACTTTAAAGAACAGACTGTTACCTTTTGTATGTCTCTGAATGTTCCCTGGCCTCAAAAGGAGGAACACCGTAAAGAAATTCATAGCAGAGAATTCCTAGACTCCATATATCGACACTTGCATCGTGTTCCACACTTTCCACTGTAActccaaaagcaaaaaagagtCAGTTAGCTGGGAGCAGACGTCTCTGATTTAAAAACACACTGGAGAGGTTTTACAAACCCATCTCAGGTGGAAGGTAATCCAAAGTCCCACACATAGTCCTTCTACGGTTGAATGTATGAACTGACCATCCAAAATCTGCAATCTTGAGCTCACCCTGATAGTATATATATCCATGAATACATAAATAGTTAAGCTAACTTCAATCAAATGGCATTGATGGAAAATAAGAAGCAGCAAAGATGTGTTACCTGAGCACCAATCAAgagattttctggttttatatcTCTGTGTATTACGTGCTTTCCATGGCAATAAATGAGGGCTCTTGCCAATGACGCAACATACTGCCACAACAAAATTAAAGGGTATGAGCTCGTACTAGTCTACAAGAAGTGTAAATAGAAAAGACTACAGAGATTCAGAGGCAAGGGTAAGGTAAATATCACTAGGACTCACAGTTGCTGCTCGACGTTCGCTGAAGAACTTGCATTTTTGAAGCTCCTTGTAAAGCTCACCTCTAGCGGCATACTCTAAAATCAAGTAAACTCTTTTCTGCAACAGAAGGTACTCGAGAAACTGTTATTATCACAGAGACAAACATTGTAATGTAAACAAGAAGAATCTTAAAATTCTCACAACACAACACCTGATCGTAGAAGTAACCATAGAGCCTTAGAATATTGGGATGCCTAAGATGAGACTGAATCTCAACCTCCCTACGAAGCTGGTGCTCAACTTGTGACTGTTGAAGCTGCGTCTTAAAAAGAACCTTTAAAGCCACAATGTGATTGCTCTGTTTCAAATATATGCATATAAGAAGAAAGACATCATCTCCAAACAAATCTTTCTGTGAataactcaaaaacaacaaaacattgaTTGTAAAAAGAGACACAAACACTAACCCGCTTCTCTCTTGCTATATAAACATGGCCAAACTTCCCTCTACCAAGAGGCTTCCCAACGTCGAAATCGCTTGTAGTCCATCTCTTTTGTGCAGCCTCTAATGCCTCCTGACACAATAATCACAAAGATACAATCCAATTCCACTCTCAGAAAACACTTTAGTAATCATAAGATACCATTAAATTAGAACCAAGTTTTCACAACCCAATTCTTTTGTTAACCCTAAAACAGAACACTAGAAATTGAAATTTCCAGAAACGAAGATCTCTACCCTTCCAAATCCAATAATTATCAGAAAGCAAAAATCCCTAATCCTCGGATTTGTCAATAAATCTAAGATCTCAATATAAAACAACACTAATTCCACAACCATGAATTGAAATTTCTCGAAATCTCCCAAACAATTTCTTTTCACAAATTAAACAGAGAAGATCgaaattcaaaagaaacaaagattatttctgaaaaaatcaaacaacccaATCGATAATCCCAAACACAAACGAACAAGGAGGCAACACGAGAGATAGATaaagaacaaaaccctaaagttgAAACATATTCggcaaaagaaccaaaaaaaagaaaagaaaaaggaatcatGAGGTCAAGAACAAGTAAATTTTTCTTACGTTTTGCTGCGTGTCTGTAGAAATCCCCATGGAGAGAGATCGATTGAGCCAAGATAGCGAGAGAGaatatgaagagaagagagaagagagagagagagagcaattaTACAAAGGAGAGATTTCGGATCCAATGGAGAAATTTTGAAAAGGGGGCAGAGACAATACAAAACGTAAACCAGCAAAGCAGCAACGGTCGAATCCAGAGTCTGCCACGTGTTGATATATCTGcatcgaagttttttttttcttttttcaaaatttctacTACAGGCCCATATTTTAAGCCCATAGTTTAGCAGGCTGACCTTCTCATCCTGCagctaaattatattatttaaaaaaaaaaataataataataatatttcaaaatataattagtatGAAACGGTTAGACACTGTAATTTAGCTGAAGTGTTTGTTATACGACATATTATAGGAAATGAAAACCATATGAACGCAGACCAGGAGTactactaattaataatttaatatacaCAAAGAtctttgttgttgcttcttctgCGTTTGTTACGTTGCCAATTGTGTCAAGATAATTTCCAATTTTCTAAAATTCTctttatattttgggttatattgtatgtttataaaattttgtgaaGATTTTAGAATTTAGTAGAAATacatgaaaatttcaaaaagaaatttttttacgtttttaaatattagaagAAGACTTGGGAATATTTGCATACATTCTACTTTAACTTTctaattgtttagttttgtgtCTTcctaaactttttcttttttcttcttcttataaacCGAACTACAATCCAAACAAACTTTTTAAAGCAAACGAAGTTAGACAGAACCAAACACAACTCAAACAAAACTACTTTCAATTGAATTTGACTAGAAGTCtagaattataaaaattaattaaccggatcgaaaccaaaccaaacacgAAGATAACacctttattattatatttttttcttttcaaatccaACCCCTATTTTGACACTTTCAGGATAAAACTATTCCAACTTCACAATCACAATGATAATGCAATCACCAGAAGCCCAGATATTTAGCCCAATACGGTTCAAGATCATAGACGATTGAGATTTAATTCGAAAATGAACAAGCACGTGTCAATACCTCCCCGAAGTAGCTCCATGCAGAGCTGACACGCCCGCGTAACACTCTTCTCTATTGCCTCATCGTTCGCCACGTTTCTTGTTTCGCTTCTCCCTTATAATTCGTTACACCACAAATCACAAAgatacaaacacaaaacataactCTATACAATTCACAATTTCTTTAGAAGACTcagagaacaaaagaaaaaagaaaaatggctgatcatcatcaacatcaccatCAGCAGACGCAACAACAACCAATAATGAAGAGTCTCCACGACTCATCACCATCGACAAGGCAAATAGTGAGAATTCTAACGGCAGCGACGATCGGCCTTTCACTTCTGGTGCTCTCGGGACTGACACTAACCGGAACCGTGATCGGTTTGATCGTAGCGACGCCGCTGATGGTTCTGTTCAGCCCGGTGTTGGTGCCCGCAGTGATAACGATGGGGCTTTTGACGGTGGGATTCTTATTCTCAGGTGGTTGTGGGGTGGCAGCAGCGACGGCTTTGACGTGGATCTATAGGTATGTTACCGGAAAACACCCCGTGGGAGCGGATAAAGTGGATTATGCGAGAATGAGGATAACGGAGAAAGCGAAAGAGTTGGGACATTTTGCGCATCCGCAAACACACCAAACCACAACAACTAATCATTAGAGTTGTATAATGATAATATGATATGAAtcttgattttatattatgttttatgatCACCCtacgtatgtttttttttttttgcactgTTCGTGGCgtttttttgaaaagataatGTAATGTGAAATGTTCTTCCCTAttccatataattttattttttgtgacGTAATCTATCTTTAATTGGCTGATCGGTGTTATTCTcattatattacagttttgaGGTTCTTTGTTGAGCATATATATTTGGTTACATCTCttccaataatttttaaaaaaaaattcatctaaCGGAATAAGTTTCTATCCTTACGTAACTTGTGTTTAGACTGAATATTTCATATGTTATTGAAATCAAATAGTGTACGTAAtagtcaaaaattaaaataatataatatttcatataacGGAATAAGTTTCTATCCTTGCGTAACTTGTGTTTAGTTTAGACTGAATGTTTCACATGTTATT is a genomic window containing:
- the LOC104752226 gene encoding oleosin 14.9 kDa-like; amino-acid sequence: MADHHQHHHQQTQQQPIMKSLHDSSPSTRQIVRILTAATIGLSLLVLSGLTLTGTVIGLIVATPLMVLFSPVLVPAVITMGLLTVGFLFSGGCGVAAATALTWIYRYVTGKHPVGADKVDYARMRITEKAKELGHFAHPQTHQTTTTNH
- the LOC104752225 gene encoding serine/threonine-protein kinase Aurora-2; translation: MQIYQHVADSGFDRCCFAGLRFVLSLPPFQNFSIGSEISPLYNCSLSLSSLFSSYSLSLSWLNRSLSMGISTDTQQNEALEAAQKRWTTSDFDVGKPLGRGKFGHVYIAREKRSNHIVALKVLFKTQLQQSQVEHQLRREVEIQSHLRHPNILRLYGYFYDQKRVYLILEYAARGELYKELQKCKFFSERRAATYVASLARALIYCHGKHVIHRDIKPENLLIGAQGELKIADFGWSVHTFNRRRTMCGTLDYLPPEMVESVEHDASVDIWSLGILCYEFLYGVPPFEAREHSETYKRIVQVDLKFPSKPIVSSSAKDLISQMLVKESTQRLALHKLLEHPWIVQNADPSGLYRG
- the LOC109124622 gene encoding uncharacterized protein LOC109124622, which encodes MLSRVCPILRYNRLCSAEARGMSRATLLLLQPIFLRSSSPRTALVNRLDVSSSEISPMFRRRFHALRSTGGDWTKIPKPAGRVFAERREYRKMRRRAPKKKQELELSVSICIEEQLPDDIEIQNIAEMLRLNVPMAMKLAFNGLKDSKYKTRETDLEDLGGYETVDLSVMLCNDDFICKLNKEWRGEDHATDVLSMSQHVPELKLPVLMMGDIVISVETAARQAAERGHSLLDEIRILMIHGLLHLLGFDHEVSDEAEKEMEEEEELLLKSLGWKGKGLIQSAYDIEKTAKPQPEKSDDRKEGDGLRLYKPKFSYIFCDMDGTLLNSKSQISEANSEALKEALRRGLKVVIATGKSRPGAIRILKTADLTGSDGIVSESSPGVFVQGLLVYGRQGKEVYRGNLDRDVCREMCLYSLEHRIPLIAFSQDRCLTLFDHPLVDSLHTIYNEPKAEIMSSVDQLIAESDIQKVIFMDTTEGVSSVIRPYWSEATGDRANVVQAQSDMLEIVPPGTSKGNGVKMLLNHLGVSPDEIMAIGDGENDIEMLELASLGVAMSNGAEKTKAVADVIGVSNDQDGVADAIYRYAF